The Chryseobacterium sp. G0186 genome includes the window CGTTAAAAAAGAAGGAATACAAATTTTATTAGAAAATGTCAAAAGAGACAAATTCAGCAGAGGTTATTTTAAACCAAAACGTAGCACCAGAACAATTTGATTGGGATTCATTCGAATCAGGTCTTGATGCAGATGCGAGAAAAGAAAAAAGCGATTTAGAAGAAATCTATAACGGATCTCTTAACAGCCTAAACGATAACGACGTTTTAGTTGGTAGAGTTGTAAGATTAACTGACAAAGAAGCTATCGTAGACATCAACTTCAAATCTGAAGGTGTTATTTCTCTTAACGAATTCCGTTACAACCAAGGCCTAAAAGTAGGTGACGAGGTAGAAGTAATGGTGGACAAGAGAGAAGACAAAACTGGTCAATTACAATTATCTCACAGAAAAGCTAGAACGCTTAAAGCTTGGGATAAAGTAAACGAACTTCACGAAACTGGAGAAATCGTTAACGGTTTTGTTAAATCAAGAACTAAAGGAGGTATGATCGTTGACGTTCACGGAATCGAAGCATTCTTACCTGGTTCTCAAATTGACGTTAAGCCAATTAAAGATTACGATCAGTTCGTAGGAAAAACTATGGAGTTCAAAGTTGTGAAAATCAACCCTGAGTTCAAAAACGTAGTTGTATCTCACAAAGCATTGATCGAAGCAGATATCGAAGGTCAGAAAAAAGAAATCATCGCTCAACTTGAAAAAGGTCAGGTTCTTGAAGGTACTGTTAAGAATATTACTTCTTACGGTGTATTCATTGACTTAGGAGGTGTAGATGGATTGATCCACATTACAGACCTTTCTTGGTCTAGAGTGAACCACCCATCTGAAATCCTAGAGGACGGACAAACTGTAAAAGTTGTAATCCTTGATTTCGATGATGAGAAAACAAGAATCCAATTAGGTATGAAGCAATTAGAAGCTCATCCTTGGGATGCTCTTTCTGCTGACATGAAAGTAGGTGACAAAGTAAAAGGAAAAGTAGTAGTTCTTGCTGACTATGGTGCATTCGTAGAAATCGCTCCAGGGGTAGAAGGATTAATCCACGTTTCTGAAATGTCTTGGTCTACTCACTTAAGATCTGCTGGAGATTTTGTAAAAGTAGGTGATGAAGTTGAAGCTGAAGTATTAACTTTAGATAGAGAAGACAGAAAAATTTCTCTTGGTATCAAGCAATTGTCTAAAGATCCATGGGAAAACATCGAAACTAAGTATCCATTAGGATCTAAGCATGTAGGAACTGTAAGAAACTTCACTAACTTCGGTGTATTCGTTGAGTTAGAAGAAGGAATCGACGGATTAATCTACATCTCTGATCTTTCTTGGACTAAGAAAATTAAGCACCCATCTGAGTTCTGTGCAGTAGGTGATAAATTAGATGTTGTAGTTCTTGAATTAGATATCCAAGCTAGAAGATTATCTCTAGGTCACAAGCAATTGACTGAGAACCCATGGGATAAATTCGAAACTAAATATGCTGAAGGAACTATCCACGCTGGTAAAGCTGTAGAAGTTCACGATAAAGGAGCTTCTGTACAATTCGAAGATGCTGAGGTTGAAGCTTTCTGTCCTTCAAGATTATTAGAGAAAGAAGATGGATCTAAAATCAAAAAAGGTGAAGATGCTCAATTCAAAGTAATTGAATTCAACAAAGAATTCAAGAGAGTTGTAGTTTCTCACACAGGTATCTTCAGAGACGAAGAAAAGAAAAACGTTAAAGAATCTTCTTCTAGAAACGTATCTTCTTCTTCCAACAACGAAGAAAGATCTACTCTTGGAGACATCGATGCATTAGCAGAGTTGAAAAGAAAAATGGAAGAAGGTAAATAATCCTTAGACCGTTTATAAATATTGAGCCGCTCATTTTGAGCGGCTTTTTTTTTGTTTCTGGACAAAAAACAAGGACTTTTTCTGTGATTGATGATGGAATTTGAAACGTAAAATTAGAGAAGATTGATGAAAAAGACTCTGGATTATTAATTATATAGCCTTTTGTGTTAAATTTTTATCATTTATAAATATAAAGATGTAAAATATTAAATAAAATCAGTATTGCTGTTAAATATAGTGATAGAGGGATAATGACGAGGATGTGTTCTTAAAATTGTGAAATATTTAATTGTGTTTTTGGATGTTTGTGTTTATTTTATTTGTTTATTTTTAAGTTTAGTATAATATAATTCATTTTTATTTATGAATTATTTGTAGATTAGCGACTTTAATAATGGATATGAAAAATAAAACTCTACCTATTTTGTTTGCCGTATTTTCTGCTTTTCCAACATTATTGTTTGGACAAGATAACGAAAGGCTTGTTAAAGATTATATTTCTCAAAATAAAATAAGAGAATATAAAAAGTCTGACCTTAACAATATTATTATAGATAATGTTGATCCGTCAAAATCACTGAATGGAAATGTTGTGAAATTTTTACAGACTTATAATGGGTTGCCAGTATATAGCTCTGTAGGAACTGCCCTTATTCAGGACAATAAGATTGTTTATTATACAGACAATTTTGTAAAAGATTATTCAAAATCAACATCAAATATTGCAGGGATCAATAAAGCAGCTGCTCTTCAAAAGATTGCTGAAGATCTGAAGAAGCCTGAAATTGCTCATTTTGCTATCTTAGAGCATCTTGAAAAAAAAGGAAATAGTTCGACATCAGCCAACCAAAGAATGGTTTATACAACTGATACGAATGGCGATCTACGTTTAGCATACGAATATACATTAATGGAGCCAAAATCTCCAAACCAGTGGTCTATCTTGGTAGATGCCAACAATGGAAAAATTCTGGATAAGAATAATTTAACATTATCATGTAACTTCCACCCTGGTGCGTATGCTTCAGATCCTGAACACGATCATTCTGATCATTTTGCAAATGCATTAGTTGGACCGCAAAACAATATTGCAAGCAGTAACTTTGCATTGTTCGCGCCTGATAATGCAACTTATAATGTGCTTCCCTTACCTATAGAAGCTCCAACATTTGGATCGAGATCAATCATTACCAATCCTTGGATTCTTAATGCATCTCCTGAGGGATGGCATTCTGATGGAGTAAACACATACACGGTTACCAGAGGAAATAATGTTTTTGCCTACGAAGATGTTGCAGGAACAGCACTTACTATACCTCCAGGATATTTACCGGGAACTCCAGCTGAGGGTGGAGCAACTAGAAATTTTGACTTCCCTTTTAATATTAATGAAACCCCTGCAAATAACAGGAATGCAGCCATTACCAATCTATTCTATCTGAATAACAGAATCCATGATGTTTTTTATCAGTTTGGATTTACTGAGACTGCTAGAAATTTCCAACAGAATAATTTCGGAAAAACTCCAGTGGGAACAGGTGATGATGATTCAGTATATGCAGAAGCACAAGACGGCGGAGGTATAAACAATGCCAACTTTGGGACTCCTCCGGATGGAGGTAATCCAAGGATGCAGATGTACCTTTGGTCACCTGTAGGAAGAGCATTTTATTATAATGCACCAGCTGCGGCTGTACCTCGTGCGCCTGGGGCAGGAACAGCACAATTTGGAGCACCTTTACCTATGGCCGGAATTTCAGGTGATGTAATGTTATCTTCTGTCTTGGATGGATGTACTGCTTTACCGGCAGGATCTCTTACAGAGAAGATAGGTTTGGTTGAAAGAGGAAATTGTGCTTTTGCCATTAAAACAAAGAATCTTCAGAATGCCGGCGCAAAGGCGGCTATTATTTATAACAATGCAGTTAATGGGGCCAACTTGAGTAATATGTCAGGAGATGATCCTACTATTACTATTTCCTCAGTGTTGATCACTAATGCTGAAGGAGAATATATCAAAACTCAGCTTGCAGCCAATACAACGGTAAATGTTACCTTAAAAGGTAATAAAACTCCGGACGGAAGTTTTGATAACGGAATTGTAATCCACGAATATGGCCATGGAATTTCTAATAGAATGACAGGGACAGGATACGGATGTCTAAGCTCAAGTGCTAATAAAGAGCAAATGGGAGAGGGATGGTCTGATTTCTTTGCCTTAATGCTAACAAATAAAGCTGGAGACAATGCTTCTGTAGCTAGAGGTATGGGTACTTATGCAGGCGGAGAAGACATTACCGGTAATGGTATCCGACCAGCGAAATACTCTCCGAATTTTGCCACCAATGGTTTCACTTATGGTGATACTAATGGAATGGAATATTTAAATACCAGCAATGTTTTAGTTCCGGATGTACACTCTATTGGTTTCGTTTGGGCTACCATGTTATGGGATCTTCACTGGAAGTATGTTGAGAAATATGGCTACTCTTCAGATGTATTGGCTAATACCACAAATGGAAGTACAAGGGTATTGCAGTTGGTTGTAGATGGATTGAAGCTTCAGGGTTGTAATCCAGGCTTTATTGAAGGAAGAAATGCGATATTGGCAGCGGATCTGGCGTCCAATAACGGACAGGATAAATGTATGATCTGGGGCGTTTTTGCAAAAAGAGGACTAGGAGTAAGTGCTTCTGCAGGTTTAGCAACTAATATTAATGACCAGGAAGAAAGCTTTAATGTGCCAGCAGAATGTTTGTTAGCTACGACAGAAGTTAATTCTATCAAAGACAATAAAATTTCCATCTATCCAAACCCTGCGAAAGATGAGTTTTATATTACATTCCCAAGCAAAACTCTTGGTAAAGTAAGTGTAGAACTTTATGATATGTCAGGTAAATTGGTTTCTTCTGAAGATAAAGTTTCTCCTGAAGTTAAAAAATCAATTTCTACAAGCCGTCTGGTAAACGGTACCTATATGGTAAAAGTAAAAGGACTTGGCTTTGAAGCTAATTCTAAAGTGATTGTGAAGAAATAACTAACTTATATAATCAATTTAAAAAATCGCCACAAGCAAAGCTTGTGGCGATTTTATTTATCTATGATGGTGACACCTTAAGGCGCTTTAATTTATATGTTGTAACTTTGCAGGCTGTTAAAAAAATTATGAAGAAGAAAAATATACTAAAAGGTGTTTTATTTGTAGGGATTGGAGCTAGTATATACGGTATGTTGGCCACGTTTGTGAAAATGGCTTATCATGATGGTTTTACAACTTCTGAAGTTACCACATCCCAATTTGTACTAGGTCTGGTAGGGCTTTTAATCCTGAATCTTATACAGACCCTAACCTCCAAAAAGAAATTGTCATTACCCAATTCCAAGGAAGTAAGAATGCTTATGCTTGCAGGAACTTCATTGGGAGGAACAAGTTTGTTTTATTATATCGCAGTGCAGTACATTAATGTTTCCATTGCCATTGTGCTATTGATGCAGTCGGTATGGTTTAGTGTGGTGGTAGAAAGTATTCTGGCCAGAAAACTACCCAATGCAAGGAAAGTGATTTCAGTGGTTATTGTATTACTGGGAACAGTCTTGGCGACTAATCTTATCAATATGGATATAGAACTGGATTGGCATGGAGTCTTCTGGGGTCTAATGGCTGCAGCGTCATATACATTAACAATGTTTACCTCAAATACATTGGCTACCCATCTTCCTGTTTTCAGGAAAAGTATTATTATGTTGACAGGGGGTTCCATTGTGGTGTTTGCATTTTTGTTCTTTGCGCAGATAGGTCCTATGTATTTTGATGGTTTAAAATCATTGTATCTTAATTTTACAGACAATACAGAGCATATTCACTCATTCAATTACTCAATATTCCTGACATATGGGTTTATTTTAGCATTGTTTGGAACGATCATTCCACCTATTTTATTCAATATTGGATTCCCGAATGCAGGATTAGGGCTGGGAAGTATTGTTTCATCCCTTGAACTTCCGGTTTCTGTAACGATGGCCTTTGTTTTATTAGGTGAAAAAGTACTTTTCATACAATGGCTGGGAATTATCCTGATCCTTTTTGCTATTGTTTTAATGAACTTACCTTCCAAAAAAGAAAAGGAAGTTTCCATGGCAGAACTATCTTAAAAATAACATTTAACTAAAAATAACAGTTGAAAACCGTTCCTTTTGGAGCGGTTTTTTTAATTTTAGAAACTTAAAGAAAAAAAATCCATGAAATATTTCAGAAATGTGGTGGCAGGTATATTATTAGCAACTGCTTCAGGCTTTATGTATTCACAGGTAAAACCTTTGGATGCTATGCTTTCAGATTATCAATATCCGTATGAGGTTCATTTTTTAGATCTGAAATCTCAGGATAATCATTTGAAGATGGCTTATATGGACGTAAAACCACAAAAATCCAATGGAAAAACCATCATACTTCTTCATGGAAAAAACTTTAATGGTGCCTATTGGGAAAAAACAGCTAAGGATTTATCGGCAAAAGGATTTAGGGTGATTATTCCGGATCAGATCGGATTTGGAAAATCATCAAAACCTCACAGTTATCAGTTTTCCTTTTCACAGTTGGCAGAAAATACAAAGGCAATTCTTGATGAGTTGAAAATTGATAAAACAATCGTTCTGGGGCATTCAATGGGAGGGATGGTAGCAACAAGGTTTACATTGCTTTATCCCGAAAAAGTTCAGAAATTGATTTTGGAAAATCCTATCGGGCTGGAGGATTATAAAACCTTTGCCGCTTACCAAACCATCGACCAGGCGTATCAGTCGGAACTTAAAAATACGGCAGAAACGTATAAAAACTATCAGTTGAAATTTTACTATGATAACCAATGGAAAGAAGAATATCAACCCTGGCTTGATCTGATTGCCGGATGGACTCTTCATAAGGATTATCCACAGGTTGCCTGGGATGCGGCATTAACTTCAGATATGATCTATAATCAGCCTGTTTGCTATGAATTTAAAAATATAAAAACACCCACCTTACTGATCATTGGAACCAGAGACAGAACAGCCATTGGAAAAGACAGGGCACCCAAAGAACTTCAGCCTAAAATGGGGCAATATCAGGAATTGGGAAAGAAAACCCAACGTGAAATTGCAGGCTCAAAACTGGTGGAAATTGAAAATGTAGGACATCTTCCTCATATAGAAGTTTATTCTAAATTTTTTGAGGTTTTATATGATTTTATTAAATAAACCAGCTTAAAATTCAGATATGAAATTCAACAAGGAAAAGAAAAGTGATAGCTTTTGGGTGGTCTTTTTCTCGCTTATATTTATGTTTCTGTTCCTGGGAATGGGTGGCGGCGGAGTTTACTACAGCTATAACAAATTTTCAAGACATGTAGATTTGGTCTCTAATGGAATTAAGACAGGGGGAAATATTACAAGCTATGAAGAGAGTTGGTCAAAAGATGATGATGGTGGATATACCAAAATGTATTCTCCGATCATCATGTATTATGATACTTCCAATCAACCTCATGAATTGTACGCTGATTACAGTTCAAGCAATAGAGCATGGTTCAATGAAGTAACTGTTTATTTTGATAAAGATAATCCATCAAAAGCCATTCGGGGAGGATTTTGGCATTTGTGGTTTTGGCCGTTTATGATTCTCTGCTTTTCAATGATCCCTTTAGGAATAGGATTATTTGTCCTGAAATATTATATCGACCTGTTGCTTAAAAGAAAAGACCGTTTGTAATTAAACAGTCTTTTCTTTTTGTTTGAAAATAAATAAGGCCAGTAATCCAATTCCGGAGAAGATGATGCATGAGATTCCTAAGTTTTGAATCAATCCAATGCTTACCAATCCAAGACCTATCAATACATAGTATATAAGCCCCAGTAAAGCTCCTGCACTTCCTGTTTCGTTCTTATACTTTATAAGAACAGTACTTAGAATGTTGGGAATCGCCATGCTGAATGCCATAACAATAAAAAAGTAAGGTATTAAAAAGTAGATTCCATGATCCGTCAATATCCATACAAGAACAGAGGCTATAAATGTTCCTAACGTGCTTCCGGTAACCAGGATTTTAGAGGATATATTTCGGAATAACAGAAACCTGTTAAGTTGGGCGCCGGCAAAAGTACCGGCTGCCAATACAATACTGCTGTAGCCAAAAGCATAGGATGAATACTGCTGTACCTTGAAAATAAACGGAGCCAGAGAATAATAGGAAAATAAAAGAACATTAAAACTCATAATGAGTAAGCAACATCGGATAATTTCAGAGTCTCCAATCATCCTTGTTAATAGGTCAATTAACGTTCGGATGCTGACTTCTTTTTTTGAATGTTTCGTTTCAGAGATTCTATTTCGGGAAAGAAAATAAAATAGTACAGCCAATAGATAAAGCATGATAAAAACACCTTGGTGTCCCGTTGAGGAAGCAAGTACAGAACCTGTGATCATTCCGATGATGGGACTGATGGATAAACCAATCCCAATCCAGGAAAAAACCTTGCTGATGCTATCCTTATCATAAGTGTCACGCAGAATAGTTTGAGTGACAATCGAACCTACTGCAATACCAAAGGCTGAAATAACTCTGGCTATAAGCAACAGCATAAAATTAGGAGCGAAAATAGCAGCACAAGTTCCGATTCCATAAGTGATTAATCCGTATTTCAATGATTTTTTTCTTCCGATTCTGTCACATTGTATTCCCCAATATGCCACTCCCAGAGCAAAGGCGATAAAATATAAACTAATGGTTAAGGTAGTAGATTCTTCATTCACTCCAAACTTTTCCTGAACCATCGGCAAAACAGGGCTGTAGATGGTTTCTACAAACTGAGGAAGCATGACAAGCAATGTCAATAGCCAAAGAGGATTTGTCTTTTTCATTTTTTTTTGCAAAGTTTTGACAAAATCACACTATATTTATAATGATATAAAAACAAAAAACATCAAAAATAGGACATGGCTGTATTGAAGCAGAATGAAGAATTTAATGCAGATTCTCTTGAAGAAAAAATAATCGGAATTGCTTCTGATATGGTACTGCATGATTCCGGTTTTCATTTTCATACAACAAAAGCTCAGCTGTTATATGCCCCATCCGGATGTATGACGGTAACGACTTGTGACAGGCAGTTTGTACTGCCTCCATTCAGAATGCTCTGGATTCCAGCAAATGAAGTTCACAGGGTAAATTTCCGGAATATGGTAGCTTACAGATCTGTTTATTTTGACCAGAATTATGCAGAGAAATATATTCATTCCAGTCTTAAAGTTTTACATGTAAATCCCTTATTAAAGGAAATTATTGAAAGAATTTGTTTCTGGGATTGGAATACACCGGACATTCATCAGGAGAATATTTTAAAGGTATTTTGGAATGAGCTGAACAATGCCCCTGAGGAAAAATTAGAGCTCAAAATGCCTCAGGACAGGCGTTTTAAAAATAAGATTGAAGAATGGACAAAACGTCTATCCATGCCTCCAATGCTGAAAAATATTGCAGAAGATACCGGAGCTGTTGAAAAAACGATTACCCGTATTTTTAAAAAGGAAACAGGATTATCTTATCAGGAATGGAGGCAGCAATGGCGTCTTCAACGGTCAATTGAGCTTTTGGTGGAGGGAAATACAATAGGAGAGGTGTCTTATATCCTTGAGTTTTCATCGGACAGTGCATTTATTGAATTCTTTAAAAAACATACGGGATCCACCCCTTTGCAGTATCTGATGAAGAATGTATAAGGTTACAGAAGTATAACAAATTTATGTTGCATTCATAAAAAGCATTTCTTGCCCTATGCAAAGCCTCTTGATCAATAATTTGTATAAAATTGTATGATCAAACCAATATAAATTTTATGGATAATTATACAGTTACAATTGATATCAAGACCACTGCAGATAAAGTTTACAATGCCTTGACCCGAGAAATCCCACTTTGGTGGACCGAAATGTTTGATGGCTCGTCACTACACCCCAATGAAATATTTACGATAAAATTTGGAGACGATATTTATAAAACAATGCAGGTGAAAGAATTAATCCCCAATTCAAAAACTAGCTGGTATGTGGAAGATTCACTTATAGCCTTTCCTACATTAAAAAATCAAAAAGAATGGACTGGAACAACCATAGTTTGGGATATAGAGCAAAAAGAACAAGGTGTTCTATTGCATCTTACGCATTTCGGCTTACATCCGGCCATTGAATGCTATGAGGTATGTTCCGGTGGCTGGATACAGTTTACCCAAAGTCTGAAACTATTCCTAGAAACAGGGAAAGGGAATCCATACACTCAGTAATTTTTATATAATGGCAATTCATTATTGATAAAAAAAGAGACTGTCTACATAGGGTAAACAGCCTCTTTTTGCTTTATTGTTGTCTGAATTATTTCTTCTTGTAAGCAGCGTCTTTAATTCTAGCTTTTTTACCTCTAAGATCTCTGAAGTAATAAATTCTAGCTCTTCTAACTCTACCTCTTCTGTCAACTTCAATTTTTTGAAGTGCAGGAAGATTGATAGGGAATACTCTTTCTACACCTACATCACCACTCATTTTTCTGATGGTAAAAGTTTTTGTAGAACCAGTACCTCTTAATTGGATAACTGTTCCTTTGAAGAACTGAGTTCTTGTCTTTTGTCCTTCTTTAATTTCGTAATACACAGTAATTGTATCACCTGCTTTGAATTCAGGGAATTCTTTTTTCGCAATGTACTTGTCTTGAACGTACTTTAATAAATCCATTATTATAAAATAAAATGTTAAAGCTAAGCAACTTACACGTTTATCGTCAGAGGTTGAATAACAGGTTGCAAATGTACAAAATAGTTTTTGAATACACCAAATAATTAATGTAGTAAAAACTATAATTTTTAGTTTTCATTTTGTTAAAAATTTAACATTTTCTTTAAAATACCATCAGGCTGAGTTTATATGGGAACTCTACTTTTGCCCGAAATAAAAAATCTGAAAATACAGATTTTAAATTCCTGATTTGCACATTAAAACTCAATATGTCATTTTAAAACTCAACTATTATGAAACACTATTTCTTCTTTTTTTGTTTCGTGGCACAGATGGCATTCGGGCAGGTTTTGTTTCCATATCTACAAAATCCTACTCCGAATTCCATGATTGTCAATTGGAAGACTGCTTCTGATAACGAAACAACGGTGATCTACGGAAACTCACCAACTAATCTGAATGTGACGGTAACGGGTACTACCAACATATTTTCAGATACGGGATACAATAATAATTACTATTATCACACTGCAAAAATTACAAACTTGCAGCCCAATACAAAGTATTATTACAAAATAAAAACAGGAGCTAATGAGTCTGCTGTATACAATTTCAGAACGCTTCCCTTACCGGGGCAGGCTGTAACCAATGATGGGAAAATCCGTTTTCTTATTATGGGAGACAACCAAATTAAGGCAGAGCCAAGGTATGACAGTCTTACCTTAAATGCGTTTAAAAAATTAAAACAAAAATTTGGCGCAAATTCAGATCCATCTGATAATATTGCCCTTACATTTATGGTAGGAGACCAGGTAGATGTAGGAACGCTTGATCATTATGAAAATGTTCACTTCAAAAAGAATGTGAAACTGTCTCCTTATTTACCTATTCAGACAACGGTAGGAAATCATGAAACCTATGGAACGTTAGGGATGAATTCCTATTATGCCCATTTTTATATTGATGAAATTAAATATAAGAATATCAGCTCAGGAAATGAAAACTATTATGCTCAGCAGGCCGGTAATGTATTATTTATAAGCTTAAGTTCAGAGCATACCGGATCAGCACAACAGACATGGTTGCAACAGGTTTTAACAGCAGCCAATAGTGATTCTACGGTAGACTGGATTATTTCTTTAAGCCACAGACCTTATCAGGCAGAGCAGTATGTGGGAGATATTTCCACCTGGGTAAGAAACAATGCTGTACCCCTTTTGGTAACTTCTGATAAATATCTGATGCACGTAGGTGCTCACCATCACCTGTACCACAGAGGACAGTTAAAAAACACTCCAAATTATCAGATTATTTCAGGAGGAACGGCCTGGGATCAGTATTGGGGAATGTCTAATGAGCAGGATTTTGATGATGTTCAGAAAACATTAACAGACTGGACATATCAAATTGTTGAAGTTGATATCCCAACCGGAAAAGTAGACATCGAATGTTATTCTATTGGAGGAATTTATACCAAGAAAAATAATGAACTGGTAGACTCATTCCACCGATATAAAAATCAGCCTAAACCGGCAAAACCATCCATTACCAACGCTTTCTCTGGTCCAATTACATTGCCTTTGACGCTAAATGGAAGCGCATTCTCATCTTCAAACGGAGAGCTGTTAAATACTACTCAATTCTTAATAAGTAAAGCCCCTGATTTTTCTGTAGTTGAAAAAGAAGTGTACCGTGATTTTGAAAACTGGTTCGGAAAAGATGGAAACGGAAACCCTGATAAGGCTAAAAACTTAAATGAGGGAGTAGACATTACGAAGGTTATTCTGGCTGCTAATTCTATTCCGAATGGTATTTATTACGTGAAAACCCGTTACAGAGACAGAAACCTGGAGTGGAGTGACTGGAGTGATGTGAAGCAGTTTGAGATTACAGGAAGTGTTGTTTCAAACCCAACATTTACTTTAGATAAAACAGAATATACTCAAAATGAACCTATAGTAGGGACTTTCACCGGAGGACCTGGAAATCAGCAAGACTGGGTTGGTCTTTATAAAAAAGGACAGACGCCAACCACTACGACGTCTCAAGGTTTTATTTATACTAACGGACAAACAGCAGGGACGGTAACCTTTAATAATGGATTGGCTAATAAAGGTCAATACTTTGCAGGGTTCTTTGCTAACGGAGGATATACAGAAATTACACCAAGAAAAAATTTCTATGTAGGACCAAAAGTTCAGTTACAGGCTACAGCTGATACGTATCCTGTAGGAGGAACTGTTGTGATTAATTATACCAACGGGCCAAATTTACAGAAAGATTGGGTTGGAATTTATAAAATGGGTCAGACTCCCGGACCTACACCTGCTACAAAATGGAGCTATGTAACCACACCATCCGGAACGCTTAATTTTACAGGCCTGCCAAAAGGGTATTATTATGCTCAATACTTATTGGAGGATGGATATAATGGAATAGGAGAGAAAGTATTCTTTAAAGTAGGGGATATTGTTACCGAATTATGGATCAACAAACCTGTTTATTCATTGGGTGAAAATATTACGGCTTCATGGACGGATTCTCCGGGGATTATCAAGGACTGGCTAGGAATTTATCCGCAGAATATTCAGACACCGGATGATAACTTCGTTTCCTATACG containing:
- a CDS encoding SRPBCC family protein, whose amino-acid sequence is MDNYTVTIDIKTTADKVYNALTREIPLWWTEMFDGSSLHPNEIFTIKFGDDIYKTMQVKELIPNSKTSWYVEDSLIAFPTLKNQKEWTGTTIVWDIEQKEQGVLLHLTHFGLHPAIECYEVCSGGWIQFTQSLKLFLETGKGNPYTQ
- a CDS encoding AraC family transcriptional regulator, with translation MAVLKQNEEFNADSLEEKIIGIASDMVLHDSGFHFHTTKAQLLYAPSGCMTVTTCDRQFVLPPFRMLWIPANEVHRVNFRNMVAYRSVYFDQNYAEKYIHSSLKVLHVNPLLKEIIERICFWDWNTPDIHQENILKVFWNELNNAPEEKLELKMPQDRRFKNKIEEWTKRLSMPPMLKNIAEDTGAVEKTITRIFKKETGLSYQEWRQQWRLQRSIELLVEGNTIGEVSYILEFSSDSAFIEFFKKHTGSTPLQYLMKNV
- the rplS gene encoding 50S ribosomal protein L19: MDLLKYVQDKYIAKKEFPEFKAGDTITVYYEIKEGQKTRTQFFKGTVIQLRGTGSTKTFTIRKMSGDVGVERVFPINLPALQKIEVDRRGRVRRARIYYFRDLRGKKARIKDAAYKKK
- a CDS encoding fibronectin type III domain-containing protein, whose protein sequence is MKHYFFFFCFVAQMAFGQVLFPYLQNPTPNSMIVNWKTASDNETTVIYGNSPTNLNVTVTGTTNIFSDTGYNNNYYYHTAKITNLQPNTKYYYKIKTGANESAVYNFRTLPLPGQAVTNDGKIRFLIMGDNQIKAEPRYDSLTLNAFKKLKQKFGANSDPSDNIALTFMVGDQVDVGTLDHYENVHFKKNVKLSPYLPIQTTVGNHETYGTLGMNSYYAHFYIDEIKYKNISSGNENYYAQQAGNVLFISLSSEHTGSAQQTWLQQVLTAANSDSTVDWIISLSHRPYQAEQYVGDISTWVRNNAVPLLVTSDKYLMHVGAHHHLYHRGQLKNTPNYQIISGGTAWDQYWGMSNEQDFDDVQKTLTDWTYQIVEVDIPTGKVDIECYSIGGIYTKKNNELVDSFHRYKNQPKPAKPSITNAFSGPITLPLTLNGSAFSSSNGELLNTTQFLISKAPDFSVVEKEVYRDFENWFGKDGNGNPDKAKNLNEGVDITKVILAANSIPNGIYYVKTRYRDRNLEWSDWSDVKQFEITGSVVSNPTFTLDKTEYTQNEPIVGTFTGGPGNQQDWVGLYKKGQTPTTTTSQGFIYTNGQTAGTVTFNNGLANKGQYFAGFFANGGYTEITPRKNFYVGPKVQLQATADTYPVGGTVVINYTNGPNLQKDWVGIYKMGQTPGPTPATKWSYVTTPSGTLNFTGLPKGYYYAQYLLEDGYNGIGEKVFFKVGDIVTELWINKPVYSLGENITASWTDSPGIIKDWLGIYPQNIQTPDDNFVSYTYFDGVTQGTKTIQGTAIPTTPGNYYMVMFTNDSYTEVSNRVQFQVSSGTLGLEEAKSTEKNVILYPNPTKPGEPTFIKSDYPIEKIELVSAAGELLYESKNIHNQRFSLVNENLPKGVYFVKVHARKLFTLKLIIQ
- a CDS encoding MFS transporter, with amino-acid sequence MKKTNPLWLLTLLVMLPQFVETIYSPVLPMVQEKFGVNEESTTLTISLYFIAFALGVAYWGIQCDRIGRKKSLKYGLITYGIGTCAAIFAPNFMLLLIARVISAFGIAVGSIVTQTILRDTYDKDSISKVFSWIGIGLSISPIIGMITGSVLASSTGHQGVFIMLYLLAVLFYFLSRNRISETKHSKKEVSIRTLIDLLTRMIGDSEIIRCCLLIMSFNVLLFSYYSLAPFIFKVQQYSSYAFGYSSIVLAAGTFAGAQLNRFLLFRNISSKILVTGSTLGTFIASVLVWILTDHGIYFLIPYFFIVMAFSMAIPNILSTVLIKYKNETGSAGALLGLIYYVLIGLGLVSIGLIQNLGISCIIFSGIGLLALFIFKQKEKTV